CACACCCATAAACACCAGCAGTTCCATGACGGCCAGCAGCGTGACTACCAGCTCAAACATCGCCGCCAGCTTCACGCCGAGAATGTTCAGGCTCATAAAGATAAGGTATGCGCCAACGGCCGCGAATTTGGGATTCAACTCAGGGTATTGCACGTTCAGATAGGCACCAATCGCCATTGAAATGGCTGGTGGTGCGAAAACAAATTCAATCAGCGTGGCCATACCAGCAATCAGGCCACCCAGATCGCCGAACGCGAGTCGGCTATAGGCAAAAGGGCCGCCAGCATGGGGGATCGCCGTAGTGAGTTCGGTAAAGCTAAAAATAAAACAGGTGTACATGGCGGCAATGAACAGCGTCGTGACTAAAAATCCCAACGTGCCAGCGACACCCCAGCCGTAGCTCCAGCCAAAATATTCACCAGAAATTACCAGTCCTACCGCGATACCCCACAAATGCAGGGTGCCCAGCGTGGGCGTTAATTTGCTCGTCATCACATTATCCCCGTCAGTCTGCTCATGGTTATTCAGGGCCAGTACGGCAACCCCTGTTGGCTTGTGTAGCGATAATGCCCACGCTTGTTGGTGGAAAACTTGACGCTGGCGCATCGAATGCTGCGCGCTGAAGTCAACTTTTACGGTGGGTATCGCGCCTGCGCCTTCTGGGGTCAAACTGGGGTTCTGGTGCGTCAAGTTTCTCTGTACGACACACGCCATGCTGAACGCTCGTTGAGTCGCGTCGGAGTGGGAACCATGAGTGCTAAACAATATGACACCTTAAATAATTCAGAAATTACCTCGCTGGCGCACCGTGCGCTTGCTTGCTACCCAGCGGCGCTACAAGGCGAAGTGCGGCTGCTGTGCCGCTCGGAAAATGCGACGTTTCTTGTTTCGTCGGCAGGTAAGCGTTATGCACTGCGACTACATCGTAGCCACTATCACCAGAAAGCAGAGATTGAAAGCGAGCTGCTGTGGCTGGATGCGCTGCGAGAGACGGGCATTGCCGTGCCGGAAGCGGTTCGTAATGTGGACGGGGAGCGTGTGCAGTCACTGGGTTTATCCGACGGTTCCTGTCGCTATGCCGTGCTGTTTCACTGGATTGACGGCGAGATGCCGACCACCCGCATTGATCCGCGAGCGTTCCAGCAACTGGGCGAGATCACTGCTCGCCTGCACCAACATAGCCGCCAGTGGCAGAAACCTGACGGTTTCCAGCGTATTGTCTGGGATCATCACACGATGGTCAGCGCGCAGAGTCATTGGGGAAACTGGCGTGACGCGCCGAACCTATCGCATGGCGAACACGGTATTGTCGAAGAGGCCATCGGGCGTATGGGGGCGGAAATGGCGGAATTTGGCAAATCGCCGCACCGCTACGGGTTGATTCATGCCGACCTGCGCCTGACCAATCTGCTCCTGCATCGCGGCGAAACGCGAGTTATCGATTTTGATGACTGCGGTATGGGGTGGTATCTGCACGATCTGGCCGCGGCGATCAGCTTTGTCGAGCACCATCCGCGTGCGGCGGAGTGGGTTGAAAACTGGCTGTGTGGTTATGAACGTGTGGCGCACGTCAGCGATGAGGAATTGGCGCTGTTGCCGACGCTGTTGATCCAGCGGCGCATCCAGCTTACGGCGTGGGTAGGGTCGCACGCAGAAACCGAGATGGCGCAGAGTCTTGGGCCAGACTGGGCAAAACACAGCGTGCGCCTGTGTCGGCGCTATCTGGAAACCAGCGATCTGCCGATTGGCGTGGCCTGAATGCACCACGGACGGGCAGCGTGCGCTATCGTAATGCCTGCTCGTCCCACAAGAGATTTGTAACCCATTGATTTCGCTTCCTCACGCTCTGGTATGAAACTTGCTGGTATGAAGTCTGCTGATCGTTTCATGGCCCGTTGGCGGGTTGTGTGATACGGCGAGGTGAAAGGCAATGGAAAACGTGACGTACTCTTCGGCGCTGAATGCGGCGTTCTCCCGCAACTGTGGCGTGCTGGCGGCGGCGGCAACCGGACTCGGCGACTTTATCCATGATAATGGCGGTGATGCCGATCGTATATTCGGCATCAGCGGCGTCGATCCCGAGCAGCTCGCCAGCCCGACGCTCAGTCTGGGGCTGGTGAACTATTGCCGTGTGATGGAGGAAGCCGCGCGTAATTCAGGCGTTGATAATTTCGGTTTACGCTACGGCAAGCAGTTTAAACCGCAGTCATTAGGCCTGATCGGCT
This genomic interval from Pectobacterium aquaticum contains the following:
- a CDS encoding phosphotransferase enzyme family protein is translated as MSAKQYDTLNNSEITSLAHRALACYPAALQGEVRLLCRSENATFLVSSAGKRYALRLHRSHYHQKAEIESELLWLDALRETGIAVPEAVRNVDGERVQSLGLSDGSCRYAVLFHWIDGEMPTTRIDPRAFQQLGEITARLHQHSRQWQKPDGFQRIVWDHHTMVSAQSHWGNWRDAPNLSHGEHGIVEEAIGRMGAEMAEFGKSPHRYGLIHADLRLTNLLLHRGETRVIDFDDCGMGWYLHDLAAAISFVEHHPRAAEWVENWLCGYERVAHVSDEELALLPTLLIQRRIQLTAWVGSHAETEMAQSLGPDWAKHSVRLCRRYLETSDLPIGVA